Proteins from one Streptomyces genisteinicus genomic window:
- the ptlI gene encoding pentalenene oxygenase: MTEQTTFSVGAAPGALPVVGHALQMMRHPVNFMTSLSAHGDLVEIRIGPTTAWVPTHPELLRHVLTNDRVFDKGGVFYDRARDIAGNGLVTCPFADHRRQRRLMQSAFTRGQLKRYAAAMHAEIEETASRWQDGMVVDAFQEMYGMALRTVGRTLYSMPVSPELTAKVERSFDVVLNGLFRQMFLPASIRRLPLPSQRRYKSNLAFLHETTQQLIDDYRSAGTERDDLLAALIASRDDDGGRLGDQEIHDQVITVMAAGTETVAGTLTWVFYLLSQHPEIEAALYDEIDTVLEGRAPQWDDLPNLSLADRIISEALRLHPPAWLFTRLTTAPTEVAGRELPTGSTVVFSPAAVAQYEDAFENPGTFDPDRWLPDRIAPASRHAFVPFGTGARKCIGDLYARTEATLGLATILGRWRVTCEPGMDIRPVPLATVYHPRRLRLRLDARTPRPVTSAVPAPAGGDAA; the protein is encoded by the coding sequence ATGACCGAGCAGACGACCTTCTCGGTGGGAGCGGCGCCCGGCGCGCTCCCCGTCGTGGGACACGCCCTGCAGATGATGCGCCACCCCGTGAACTTCATGACCTCCCTGTCGGCCCACGGCGACCTGGTCGAGATCAGGATCGGCCCCACCACGGCCTGGGTCCCGACCCATCCCGAACTGCTGCGGCACGTCCTGACCAACGACCGCGTGTTCGACAAGGGCGGCGTCTTCTACGACCGCGCCCGTGACATCGCCGGCAACGGCCTGGTCACCTGCCCGTTCGCGGACCACCGCCGCCAGCGCCGGCTGATGCAGTCGGCGTTCACCCGCGGCCAGCTCAAGCGGTACGCCGCCGCCATGCACGCCGAGATCGAGGAGACGGCGTCGCGCTGGCAGGACGGCATGGTCGTGGACGCCTTCCAGGAGATGTACGGCATGGCGCTGCGCACGGTCGGCCGCACCCTGTACTCCATGCCCGTCAGCCCCGAGCTGACGGCCAAGGTGGAACGTTCCTTCGATGTCGTGCTCAACGGCCTGTTCCGGCAGATGTTCCTGCCGGCCTCGATCCGCCGGCTCCCCCTGCCCTCCCAGCGCCGCTACAAGAGCAACCTGGCCTTCCTGCACGAGACCACCCAGCAGCTCATCGACGACTACCGCAGCGCCGGCACCGAGCGCGACGACCTGCTCGCCGCCCTGATCGCCTCGCGCGACGACGACGGCGGCCGGCTCGGCGACCAGGAGATCCACGACCAGGTCATCACCGTCATGGCGGCCGGCACCGAGACCGTCGCCGGCACCCTCACCTGGGTCTTCTACCTCCTCTCCCAGCACCCGGAGATCGAGGCCGCGCTCTACGACGAGATCGACACCGTCCTGGAGGGCCGCGCCCCGCAGTGGGACGACCTGCCGAACCTCTCGCTGGCCGACCGGATCATCTCCGAGGCGCTGCGACTGCACCCGCCGGCCTGGCTGTTCACGCGCCTCACCACCGCCCCGACCGAAGTGGCGGGCCGGGAGCTGCCCACCGGCTCCACCGTCGTCTTCAGCCCCGCCGCGGTCGCCCAGTACGAGGACGCCTTCGAGAACCCCGGGACGTTCGACCCCGACCGCTGGCTCCCGGACCGCATCGCGCCCGCCTCCCGCCACGCCTTCGTGCCGTTCGGCACCGGTGCGCGCAAGTGCATCGGCGACCTCTACGCACGCACCGAGGCCACCCTGGGCCTCGCCACCATCCTCGGCCGCTGGCGGGTCACCTGCGAGCCCGGCATGGACATCCGCCCGGTCCCGCTGGCCACCGTCTACCACCCGCGCCGACTGCGCCTGAGGCTGGACGCGCGCACCCCGCGTCCCGTGACCTCCGCCGTCCCCGCACCGGCCGGGGGTGACGCGGCGTGA
- the ispH gene encoding 4-hydroxy-3-methylbut-2-enyl diphosphate reductase, translating to MSGGNVVLAQPRGFCAGVRRAIGIVERALDLHGAPVYVRKEIVHNHHIVSELRKRGAVFVDSEEEVPQGAVCVFSAHGVSPDVRSAAAGRQLDVIDATCPLVSKVHQEAVRFARDGRTVLLVGHQGHEEVEGVLGEAPDRIVVIATEDDVRRLGLPDDTPVAVLTQTTLSFDETERVVEALRARFTDLITPGDDICYASQNRQNAVKDLARDNDLVLVVGSYNSSNSLRMVEVARDHGAAAHLVPDAQHLDVAWLTDVSSVGISAGASAPENLVDGLVTRLAELGFAQVELQRGIAEDVVFSMPGRLADPVTGRVPRTPLAGEISTAPDGAR from the coding sequence GTGAGCGGAGGGAACGTGGTCCTTGCCCAGCCGCGCGGCTTCTGCGCGGGCGTACGGCGCGCCATCGGCATCGTCGAGCGGGCACTGGACCTGCACGGTGCACCGGTGTACGTGCGCAAGGAGATCGTGCACAACCACCACATCGTCTCGGAGCTGCGAAAGCGGGGCGCGGTCTTCGTCGACAGCGAGGAGGAGGTCCCGCAGGGCGCGGTCTGCGTGTTCTCCGCGCACGGGGTCTCCCCGGACGTGCGCTCCGCCGCCGCCGGCCGGCAGCTCGACGTCATCGACGCCACCTGCCCGCTGGTCTCCAAGGTCCACCAGGAGGCGGTGCGCTTCGCCCGTGACGGCCGCACCGTCCTCCTCGTCGGGCACCAGGGCCACGAGGAGGTCGAGGGCGTCCTCGGCGAGGCTCCCGACCGGATCGTCGTCATCGCGACCGAGGACGACGTACGGCGTCTGGGCCTGCCCGACGACACACCGGTCGCCGTCCTCACCCAGACCACCCTCTCGTTCGACGAGACCGAGCGCGTCGTCGAGGCCCTGCGTGCCCGCTTCACCGACCTGATCACCCCCGGCGACGACATCTGCTACGCCAGCCAGAACCGGCAGAACGCCGTCAAGGACCTCGCACGCGACAACGACCTGGTCCTCGTCGTCGGCTCGTACAACTCCAGCAACTCGCTGCGGATGGTCGAGGTGGCCCGTGACCACGGCGCCGCCGCCCATCTGGTGCCCGACGCACAGCACCTCGACGTGGCCTGGCTGACGGACGTGTCGTCGGTCGGGATCAGCGCCGGGGCCAGCGCCCCGGAGAATCTCGTCGACGGGCTCGTCACCCGGCTCGCCGAACTCGGCTTCGCACAGGTCGAGCTCCAGCGGGGCATCGCCGAGGACGTCGTCTTCTCCATGCCCGGCCGGCTGGCCGACCCGGTCACCGGCCGCGTCCCGCGGACACCGCTGGCCGGCGAGATCTCGACCGCACCCGATGGAGCGCGATGA
- the ptlA gene encoding pentalenene synthase: protein MPQDVDFHIPLPGRQSPDHARADAEQLVWPRSLGLIKSEAAAERHLRGGYADLASRFYPHATGADLDLGVDLMSWFFLFDDLFDGPRGENPEETRALTDAVAAALDGPLPDTAPPIAHGFADIWGRTCEGMTPAWCARSARHWRGYFDGYVDEAESRFRDRPYECAAQYLAVRRQTIGVQPTVDLAERAGRFEVPHRVFDSAVVSAMLQIAADVNLLLNDIASLEKEEARGEQNNMVMILRREHGWAEDRSVSHIQGEVRARLEQYLLLETCLPRVADIYRLEEAEREALEHYRDDAVRTVIRGSYDWHRSSGRYDAEFAVAAGAQGYLEELGSTAR, encoded by the coding sequence CGAGCAGCTCGTCTGGCCGCGCTCGCTCGGGCTGATCAAGTCCGAGGCGGCCGCCGAGCGCCACCTGCGCGGCGGCTACGCCGACCTGGCCTCCCGCTTCTACCCCCACGCCACGGGCGCCGACCTGGACCTGGGCGTCGACCTGATGTCCTGGTTCTTCCTCTTCGACGACCTCTTCGACGGGCCGCGCGGCGAGAACCCGGAGGAGACCCGAGCGCTCACCGACGCGGTCGCGGCGGCGCTGGACGGCCCCCTCCCCGACACCGCGCCGCCCATCGCCCACGGCTTCGCCGACATCTGGGGGCGCACCTGCGAGGGCATGACGCCCGCCTGGTGCGCGCGCAGCGCCCGGCACTGGCGCGGCTACTTCGACGGCTACGTCGACGAGGCGGAGAGCCGCTTCCGGGACCGGCCGTACGAATGTGCCGCCCAGTACCTGGCCGTGCGCCGGCAGACCATCGGGGTGCAGCCGACGGTCGACCTCGCCGAGCGCGCGGGCCGCTTCGAGGTGCCGCACCGGGTCTTCGACAGCGCCGTGGTCTCCGCGATGCTCCAGATAGCAGCCGACGTCAATCTGCTGCTCAACGACATCGCCTCGCTGGAGAAGGAGGAGGCCCGCGGCGAGCAGAACAACATGGTCATGATCCTGCGCCGGGAACACGGCTGGGCCGAGGACCGCAGCGTCTCCCACATCCAGGGCGAGGTACGGGCCCGCCTGGAGCAGTACCTCCTGCTGGAGACGTGCCTGCCGCGGGTCGCCGACATCTACCGGCTGGAAGAGGCCGAGCGCGAGGCCCTGGAGCACTACCGCGACGACGCCGTGCGCACCGTGATCCGCGGTTCCTACGACTGGCACCGCTCCTCGGGCCGCTACGACGCCGAGTTCGCGGTCGCCGCCGGCGCCCAGGGCTATCTGGAGGAGCTCGGCAGCACCGCCCGCTAG